The proteins below are encoded in one region of Triticum aestivum cultivar Chinese Spring chromosome 1B, IWGSC CS RefSeq v2.1, whole genome shotgun sequence:
- the LOC123093697 gene encoding uncharacterized protein, with amino-acid sequence MSSQRMGRHQRRASQSVFALPENFAALDDVPASDEHRKADGGATEQQQQQGAGRHRRAMSMAVASSRDLEMIKEDIGGYSNYKIGA; translated from the coding sequence ATGTCGTCGCAGCGGATGGGGCGTCACCAGCGTCGGGCGTCGCAGAGCGTGTTCGCGCTGCCGGAGAACTTCGCGGCCCTCGACGACGTGCCGGCGTCCGACGAGCACCGGAAGGCGGACGGCGGCGCgaccgagcagcagcagcagcagggggcggGGCGCCACCGGCGGGCCATGTCCATGGCCGTCGCCTCCTCCAGGGACCTCGAGATGATCAAGGAGGATATCGGCGGCTACAGCAACTACAAGATCGGCGCCTAG